The proteins below are encoded in one region of Corynebacterium felinum:
- a CDS encoding antitoxin, translating into MSVFDKAKELLNSEKGEQISDAVLDKAADLAKDKLGADKADKIEAVRKAADEKLGNE; encoded by the coding sequence ATGTCCGTTTTCGACAAAGCCAAAGAACTTCTCAACTCCGAGAAAGGCGAGCAAATTTCCGACGCAGTACTAGACAAAGCAGCAGATCTCGCCAAAGATAAACTCGGCGCCGATAAAGCCGACAAAATCGAAGCAGTACGCAAAGCCGCTGACGAAAAACTTGGCAACGAATAA
- a CDS encoding glycosyltransferase, which translates to MHEKNRRPEVVKVAVFRLELLPLSETFIRDQVDHYESFSPVLFGAYATAGESLARGDERVLYDLSRRGDRWALALAQLTGVAPRVKKALASSGVRLVHAHFVKDAWFVHRAARSLGLPLVVTAHGYDVTALPRSWVYRLRARWVLSRAHTVAVSEFIAGCARRVGATDVQVCYTGISLNEVESSPSEPKEELLSSDVLCVARLVEKKGVDVVVAAARLLPDVSFVIAGDGPLWDQLHRDCPKNVRFIGAVSQVQVRELLARTKVFVLPSRTASNGDAEGFGQVFLEAGRAARACVGTWHGGIPEAVVDGVTGVLVPESDASALAQALGTVLDDADLREQLGAAGFARVRDHFDMRDRTAHLESLYQQWIN; encoded by the coding sequence ATGCATGAGAAGAATCGTCGCCCCGAAGTGGTGAAGGTGGCTGTTTTTCGTCTTGAATTGTTGCCGTTGTCGGAGACTTTTATTAGGGATCAGGTGGATCATTATGAGTCTTTTTCGCCGGTGTTGTTTGGGGCTTATGCCACTGCGGGTGAGAGTTTGGCTCGCGGTGATGAACGTGTGCTTTATGATCTCAGTCGTCGCGGCGATCGGTGGGCGTTGGCGTTGGCGCAACTGACGGGGGTTGCGCCCCGGGTGAAGAAGGCGTTGGCGTCGTCGGGTGTGCGTTTAGTGCATGCCCATTTTGTGAAGGATGCGTGGTTTGTTCATCGTGCGGCTCGTTCGTTGGGGTTGCCGTTGGTGGTCACAGCGCATGGGTATGACGTGACTGCGCTGCCGCGTAGTTGGGTGTATCGGCTGCGAGCGCGTTGGGTTTTGTCCCGGGCGCATACGGTGGCGGTCAGTGAGTTTATTGCCGGCTGTGCTCGGCGTGTGGGGGCAACAGATGTGCAGGTGTGTTATACGGGGATCAGTCTGAATGAGGTTGAGTCCTCCCCTAGTGAGCCTAAGGAAGAGTTGTTGTCTTCTGATGTGTTGTGTGTGGCGCGGCTAGTGGAGAAAAAGGGGGTGGATGTGGTAGTTGCGGCTGCTCGTCTGCTGCCTGATGTGAGTTTTGTTATCGCTGGTGATGGCCCGCTGTGGGATCAGTTGCATCGCGATTGTCCGAAGAATGTTCGCTTTATTGGTGCGGTGTCGCAGGTGCAAGTTAGAGAGCTTTTGGCTAGGACGAAGGTTTTTGTGTTGCCGTCGCGTACTGCGTCTAATGGTGATGCGGAGGGGTTTGGGCAGGTGTTTTTGGAGGCTGGTCGTGCCGCACGGGCGTGTGTGGGTACGTGGCATGGGGGAATTCCGGAGGCGGTGGTTGATGGTGTGACAGGTGTGTTGGTGCCGGAGTCGGATGCTTCTGCTTTAGCTCAGGCGTTGGGCACTGTGCTTGACGACGCCGACTTGCGTGAGCAGCTCGGTGCGGCGGGTTTTGCTAGGGTGCGTGATCATTTTGATATGCGTGATCGCACTGCACACTTAGAGTCGTTGTATCAGCAGTGGATTAACTAA
- a CDS encoding glycoside hydrolase family 16 protein, with protein sequence MTFTRRQFLHTAALITAALGSSSLSSCQQHHTHTPRTPANTTKATTLIRQTFNGPRFPTGWQAYDNFARSDPRTRWHPKFVDINNNTLRLWGHWDGNRAITGGVSNWGQTHQYGQWDITMRATAHPVLSYHLLLWPASDKWPPEIDIAESFDPERRKTHSFIHYTENGHRTKQSASIDIDATTWHTWSVRWTPTDIHILCDNSAYAHYTGETIPHEPMWLAIQVETHASEGRHTSHRDQRPVVILEISDITYTPYQPQ encoded by the coding sequence ATGACCTTCACCCGCCGCCAGTTCCTCCACACAGCCGCACTCATAACCGCAGCACTTGGCAGCTCCTCACTCTCAAGCTGCCAACAACACCACACCCACACCCCTCGCACACCAGCAAACACCACCAAGGCCACCACACTTATTCGTCAAACCTTTAACGGCCCACGATTTCCAACCGGTTGGCAAGCCTACGACAACTTTGCCCGAAGCGACCCCCGCACCAGATGGCACCCAAAATTCGTCGACATCAACAACAACACACTTCGACTCTGGGGTCACTGGGACGGCAACCGCGCCATCACCGGTGGAGTGAGCAACTGGGGCCAAACCCACCAATACGGCCAGTGGGATATCACTATGCGGGCAACCGCACACCCCGTACTCAGCTACCACCTACTTTTGTGGCCAGCAAGCGATAAATGGCCCCCAGAAATCGACATTGCCGAAAGCTTCGACCCCGAACGCAGAAAAACCCACAGCTTCATCCATTACACCGAAAACGGGCACCGCACAAAACAAAGCGCCAGCATCGACATCGACGCGACCACCTGGCACACCTGGAGCGTGCGCTGGACCCCCACCGACATCCACATCCTGTGCGACAACAGTGCCTACGCCCACTACACCGGAGAAACAATCCCGCACGAACCTATGTGGTTAGCCATCCAAGTAGAAACACACGCCTCCGAAGGTCGCCACACCAGCCACCGCGACCAACGCCCCGTGGTTATCCTCGAAATAAGCGACATTACCTACACCCCTTACCAGCCACAATAA
- a CDS encoding serine hydrolase domain-containing protein, with translation MNTDNPHEAIEEPVISSNPTQGKTTTVRTRILLATLGIIFLGGAGMSVVGIHPDTTVQRPVEIAAQEALTGDERATGILADALSYHSGNTHAMAVVFVNTDGAEAAFLRATPTTRFEIGSLSKLLTAQLYRRALAEQKITPTTTLGEIFPEEESDIKNIKLVELFAHTSGLSAWGANTDDAAHGHTYLDNLGNFIYRDSTTSDLLQRAREDARATKGQFHYSNLGIALLGQALAKAQDMEYAQLLRTEITGPLSLPATTVLVTEAHNPPVGFNQAQRPLPPSTFGAFAPAGGLGSSARDLGRFTRYLLDQYEQGKIPVPSENSSVEIFEGFNKATLDGTLVLRRSGTTAGFRSQIILDPVNYHAMIMLSDTNADITELAENCWRNRYQEDRAP, from the coding sequence ATGAACACAGACAACCCCCACGAGGCAATCGAAGAACCTGTGATTAGCTCCAACCCAACACAAGGAAAAACCACGACCGTGCGCACCAGAATTCTGCTCGCCACGCTGGGAATAATCTTTCTCGGTGGGGCAGGAATGAGTGTCGTCGGAATCCACCCCGACACCACAGTGCAGCGACCTGTCGAAATCGCTGCGCAAGAAGCGCTGACTGGGGATGAACGTGCTACAGGCATCCTCGCGGATGCGCTGAGCTACCACAGTGGCAACACCCACGCCATGGCAGTTGTTTTCGTCAACACTGACGGTGCCGAAGCGGCCTTTCTGCGGGCAACACCTACAACCCGCTTTGAAATCGGATCCTTATCCAAACTTCTGACCGCGCAGCTGTATCGCCGTGCGCTGGCGGAACAAAAAATAACGCCCACCACCACACTGGGCGAAATCTTCCCGGAAGAAGAATCCGACATCAAAAACATCAAACTCGTCGAGCTTTTCGCCCATACCTCAGGGCTGAGCGCCTGGGGTGCCAACACCGACGACGCAGCTCATGGGCACACGTACCTTGATAACCTCGGCAATTTCATCTACCGTGACTCAACCACCTCAGACTTACTTCAACGCGCCCGCGAGGATGCACGTGCCACCAAAGGGCAGTTTCACTATTCCAACCTCGGTATCGCGCTTCTTGGCCAGGCACTCGCCAAAGCCCAGGATATGGAATACGCCCAACTACTGCGCACCGAAATCACAGGCCCACTGAGCCTTCCTGCAACAACCGTGCTCGTTACCGAAGCCCACAACCCGCCGGTCGGTTTCAACCAAGCCCAACGGCCACTGCCACCCTCTACCTTTGGTGCTTTCGCTCCAGCCGGCGGGCTAGGATCTTCTGCACGCGATCTCGGTCGATTTACCCGCTATCTACTCGACCAATACGAGCAAGGCAAAATCCCCGTGCCCAGCGAGAACTCCAGTGTGGAAATCTTCGAAGGGTTCAACAAAGCCACCCTCGATGGCACCCTCGTGCTGCGCCGAAGCGGAACTACAGCGGGCTTTCGTTCACAGATCATCCTCGACCCAGTCAACTACCACGCCATGATCATGCTCTCCGACACCAACGCTGACATCACCGAACTAGCGGAAAACTGCTGGCGAAACCGCTATCAGGAAGACCGCGCACCCTAA
- a CDS encoding glycosyltransferase family 2 protein — protein sequence MTYTHNQPKVTIVIPSMDETDNLTFLLPQLNPHYEVIIVEGKNYNRTLHTAQQLRPNTHVITHPRPGKGNALITGWTHATGDYIIMLDADGSADPNEIPTFITPLTQGADMAKGTRYKPTGGSADLTHIRSLGNRALTLLTNILFNQRFTDLCYGYNAFRTDILNKLNLPTPNGNTHNYQWGDGFEIETLFICRAATAQLTITEVPSFEHHRVHGRSNLHAWHDGKKVLRTIFTEFINHHRTPQHQPHTTNP from the coding sequence GTGACCTACACCCACAACCAACCCAAGGTCACCATCGTCATCCCCAGCATGGACGAAACCGACAACCTCACCTTCCTCCTCCCACAACTCAACCCCCACTACGAAGTCATCATCGTCGAAGGCAAAAACTACAACCGCACCCTCCACACCGCACAACAACTACGACCCAACACCCACGTCATCACCCACCCACGCCCCGGCAAAGGCAACGCACTCATCACCGGATGGACACACGCCACAGGCGACTACATCATCATGCTCGACGCCGACGGCTCCGCCGACCCCAACGAAATCCCCACATTCATCACACCCCTCACCCAAGGCGCAGACATGGCCAAAGGAACCCGATACAAACCAACCGGCGGCAGCGCCGACCTCACACACATCCGCTCACTCGGCAACCGCGCACTCACACTCCTGACCAACATCCTATTCAACCAACGCTTCACCGACCTCTGCTACGGATACAACGCCTTCCGCACCGACATCCTGAACAAACTCAACCTCCCCACACCAAACGGCAACACCCACAACTACCAATGGGGAGACGGCTTCGAAATCGAAACACTGTTCATCTGCCGCGCAGCAACCGCACAACTAACCATCACCGAAGTCCCCTCCTTCGAACACCACCGAGTCCACGGACGAAGCAACCTCCACGCCTGGCACGACGGCAAAAAAGTACTCCGCACAATCTTCACAGAATTCATCAACCACCACCGCACACCACAACACCAACCACACACCACTAACCCATGA
- a CDS encoding glycosyltransferase, with the protein MNSENTVDMSIIVCTSGKQPLFAHAVASVARAVQHAATQGVVAEIIIVDNSSHGRVASTPGLVPVLNSTIPIRVVRAELYGLSRARNVGVLHARGEYVAFTDDDTFVDQSWVYALREGFSRPEIWCVTGRTLATSTALTVEQWFEQGCSFDKGADSVEWSKDAAHTIGEKVTAVELPMVYPYPAGCFGSGNNMAFRRSALSRIGGFAEELGAGRATRGGEDLHAFRSVILQGGMIAYRAQARASHRHRQSRWALSKQMFGYGSGMSASLCRAVFDDPKALVFIGKNVPRGLAVVLSRRRDRATTVLDASAPRYPRTLVAAELCGYLAGIPLWVATMLADRRARRQSAGVGAGHGEG; encoded by the coding sequence ATGAACTCGGAAAATACTGTCGATATGTCAATTATTGTGTGCACGTCGGGCAAACAACCCCTGTTCGCACACGCAGTGGCTTCTGTAGCGCGTGCAGTCCAACACGCTGCCACGCAGGGGGTGGTAGCGGAGATCATTATTGTGGACAATTCTTCACATGGTCGGGTGGCAAGCACCCCTGGGCTTGTTCCGGTGCTGAACTCAACTATCCCAATCCGTGTTGTACGCGCCGAACTCTACGGTCTTTCACGGGCGCGGAATGTGGGAGTGTTGCATGCTCGTGGTGAGTATGTGGCTTTCACTGACGACGATACTTTTGTAGATCAATCCTGGGTTTATGCTCTTCGGGAGGGCTTTAGCAGGCCAGAGATCTGGTGTGTGACTGGGCGGACACTGGCAACGAGTACTGCACTGACCGTAGAACAGTGGTTTGAGCAGGGCTGTTCTTTTGATAAGGGCGCAGATTCTGTGGAGTGGTCGAAAGACGCTGCACACACGATCGGTGAGAAAGTCACAGCCGTTGAACTGCCTATGGTTTACCCGTATCCGGCAGGTTGCTTCGGCAGTGGAAATAATATGGCCTTTCGCCGCAGTGCGCTCAGCCGCATTGGTGGTTTCGCGGAGGAATTGGGCGCGGGTCGCGCAACGAGGGGTGGGGAAGACCTGCACGCATTCCGTTCGGTGATTCTTCAGGGCGGTATGATCGCCTACCGTGCGCAGGCTCGTGCGTCGCATCGGCATCGGCAATCGCGGTGGGCTTTGAGCAAGCAAATGTTTGGTTATGGTTCGGGAATGAGCGCGAGTTTATGCCGGGCGGTGTTCGATGATCCGAAAGCGTTGGTATTTATTGGCAAGAATGTGCCCCGCGGTTTAGCTGTGGTGCTGAGTCGGCGTCGCGACCGCGCTACGACAGTGCTTGATGCTTCAGCGCCACGCTATCCGCGTACGCTGGTAGCGGCTGAGTTGTGTGGATATCTTGCGGGAATCCCGTTGTGGGTGGCAACAATGCTGGCTGATCGGCGCGCACGTCGTCAATCAGCTGGTGTTGGTGCAGGACATGGTGAAGGGTGA
- a CDS encoding ABC transporter ATP-binding protein produces the protein MLTITDVRKTFFPGTINERKALQGLSIDLQEGDFVTIIGSNGAGKSTILNAIAGRLFIDSGSIEIDGTNVNKLAEHKRARYIGRVFQDPLAGTAPNLTIEENLSLALLRGKPRGLRLGLNSQRRALFKEKLATLELGLEDRLGAKVGLLSGGQRQALSLLMAGFTQPRILLLDEHTAALDPSRAELVTQLTDRIVAEGNLTTLMVTHNMEQAIRLGNRLVMMHEGQIVYEAQGEKKAQLTVHDLLQQFVSIKGATLSDKAFLG, from the coding sequence ATGTTGACGATTACGGATGTGCGCAAGACTTTCTTCCCCGGCACAATTAACGAACGCAAAGCACTGCAGGGCCTTAGCATCGACTTGCAGGAGGGCGACTTTGTTACCATCATCGGGTCGAATGGTGCGGGAAAGTCCACCATTTTAAATGCGATTGCTGGTCGCCTGTTCATCGATTCGGGATCTATCGAGATCGATGGCACGAATGTGAATAAGCTTGCCGAGCATAAACGGGCACGATACATTGGCCGCGTATTCCAGGACCCACTCGCAGGCACCGCCCCGAACCTGACTATTGAGGAGAATCTCTCCTTAGCGTTGCTGCGCGGAAAGCCCCGTGGCTTAAGGCTTGGCCTTAACTCGCAACGGCGCGCTTTGTTTAAAGAAAAACTGGCAACACTGGAACTAGGGTTGGAGGACCGACTCGGCGCGAAAGTAGGGTTGCTCTCAGGCGGCCAGCGCCAAGCGTTGAGCTTGCTCATGGCAGGCTTCACCCAACCGCGCATCTTGCTTCTCGACGAGCACACAGCAGCCCTCGACCCTTCCCGCGCAGAGCTGGTCACTCAGCTCACGGACAGGATTGTCGCGGAAGGCAACCTCACCACCCTCATGGTGACACACAACATGGAACAAGCAATCCGCTTAGGCAACCGCCTTGTGATGATGCACGAAGGCCAGATCGTCTACGAAGCTCAAGGGGAAAAGAAAGCACAACTAACCGTGCATGACCTACTCCAGCAGTTCGTTTCCATCAAAGGCGCAACACTTTCCGACAAAGCCTTCCTCGGCTAA
- a CDS encoding glycosyltransferase family 2 protein, whose amino-acid sequence MNPTYNIIICTHNPNRQHTLHTCITALTNELHPTDTLTIIVDHNPQLEHHLKNTYPNTHIHPNTHPHGLAGARNTGITHNTKDIIVFIDDDATPQPGWRAGLTEAFADPTVTAVAGIVEPDYRGAQPKNFPATMRWIFGCDYEGMPAPGMPVRNPIGAAMAVRKEAFTHHSFSTDYGRIGAVAGAAEETEFFVRLAEHNPQTLIRRSTGFVVKHQVEPERLQLQYCFRRAYAEGCAKALLQAQYPHALGAEQRHLRVVWRALRKNPRTAPVVVTVMVGLGLGLVRGSTTVGFRRLVTTTRQILGGGRRR is encoded by the coding sequence ATGAACCCCACCTACAACATCATCATCTGCACACACAACCCCAACCGGCAACACACACTCCACACCTGCATCACCGCACTCACCAACGAACTACACCCCACAGACACACTCACCATCATCGTCGACCACAACCCACAACTCGAACACCACCTCAAAAACACCTACCCCAACACACACATCCACCCCAACACACACCCACACGGCCTGGCAGGCGCACGCAACACAGGAATAACACACAACACAAAAGACATCATCGTCTTCATCGACGACGACGCCACACCCCAACCCGGATGGCGCGCCGGGCTGACTGAGGCATTCGCAGATCCAACAGTGACTGCGGTGGCGGGAATTGTGGAACCCGACTACAGGGGTGCACAGCCAAAGAATTTTCCCGCCACCATGCGCTGGATATTTGGCTGCGACTACGAAGGCATGCCAGCACCTGGTATGCCTGTGCGCAATCCCATCGGTGCAGCTATGGCGGTACGCAAAGAAGCGTTCACTCACCACAGTTTCAGCACTGACTACGGGCGGATCGGTGCTGTTGCAGGGGCGGCGGAAGAAACGGAGTTCTTCGTTCGACTCGCAGAACACAACCCACAGACACTCATCCGGCGCAGCACAGGATTTGTGGTGAAACACCAAGTAGAACCCGAACGGCTCCAGCTTCAGTATTGTTTTCGCCGCGCTTATGCAGAAGGGTGCGCAAAAGCCCTCCTTCAGGCTCAATACCCCCACGCATTGGGTGCTGAGCAACGCCACCTTCGAGTCGTCTGGCGCGCGTTGCGAAAAAATCCTCGCACCGCCCCCGTGGTTGTCACGGTCATGGTGGGGTTGGGGCTGGGATTGGTGCGCGGAAGTACGACAGTAGGTTTCCGGCGTCTTGTAACCACAACCCGTCAAATCTTGGGTGGTGGCAGGCGAAGGTAA
- a CDS encoding glycosyltransferase family 2 protein, translating to MDSHTHPAHTSTRYRHDHRHPLISIIVVVHNAEEHISSFLTQLAALTYTNYECIIIADHCTDNTLALIKNHPMYTQQTNTIRILNSTTPGVSHAREQATLKSSGDWIWFVDVDDTFEENILTEFAHLHNLYPSATLLHLGAEHTFPNKAPQPVETPWPSRTVPFYSLRKTADTTTHFVPSTKTSNLLSHILNGHIRGYLWNKLIPGPQLRALATEGFYHSTTQNDFNLLISFLQAHPTATVAYNPTIYYHYIHHPKQLSTTAGTHTVDNTLQCIQRVLALPNIPTQPAHLINNFLLWAGIIPCTNTLLDHAAKEHSQEKAHQHYQRARQLKTQLNYSPTRQSLLHFLKNHPLRISIHALIHRILFTQPQPGIGLKLYTRLKG from the coding sequence ATGGATTCCCACACCCACCCCGCGCACACATCGACCCGCTACCGCCACGATCACCGCCACCCGCTCATCAGCATCATTGTTGTTGTCCACAACGCCGAAGAACACATCAGCAGCTTTCTTACCCAACTAGCAGCACTTACATACACCAACTACGAGTGCATCATCATCGCCGACCACTGCACTGACAACACCCTTGCGCTGATCAAAAACCACCCGATGTACACGCAACAAACCAACACAATTCGTATCCTTAACTCCACCACGCCAGGCGTATCACACGCCCGCGAACAAGCAACACTTAAAAGCTCAGGGGACTGGATCTGGTTCGTTGATGTCGACGACACCTTTGAGGAAAACATCCTCACCGAATTCGCACACCTGCACAACCTTTACCCATCTGCCACTCTGCTCCACCTTGGCGCTGAACATACCTTCCCCAACAAAGCACCCCAACCAGTTGAAACACCGTGGCCTAGCCGCACAGTTCCTTTCTACAGTTTGCGAAAAACCGCCGACACCACCACACACTTCGTGCCGAGCACTAAAACCAGCAACCTTTTAAGCCACATCCTCAACGGACACATTCGCGGCTACCTCTGGAACAAACTCATTCCCGGCCCTCAACTGCGCGCACTGGCAACCGAAGGCTTTTACCACTCCACAACCCAAAACGACTTCAACCTGCTCATCAGCTTCCTGCAAGCACACCCAACAGCCACCGTCGCCTACAACCCCACCATCTACTACCACTACATTCACCACCCTAAGCAACTCTCGACAACCGCTGGAACACACACCGTCGACAACACCCTCCAATGCATCCAGCGAGTACTTGCCCTACCAAACATCCCCACACAACCAGCCCACCTGATCAACAACTTTCTGTTGTGGGCAGGAATCATCCCATGCACAAACACACTGCTTGACCACGCCGCGAAGGAACACTCACAGGAAAAAGCCCACCAGCACTACCAACGTGCACGCCAGCTAAAAACCCAACTGAACTATTCACCCACACGGCAGTCGCTGCTGCACTTCCTGAAAAACCACCCCCTGCGAATCAGCATCCATGCCCTCATTCACCGCATACTGTTCACCCAGCCACAACCAGGAATCGGCCTTAAGCTCTACACTCGACTCAAAGGCTGA
- a CDS encoding alpha/beta hydrolase translates to MSEIQPAQTPLENTLILAWEKQLGITPICRTDRPEDLGATSLDVESVIIHLQHALGRDLPLELFAPLAGESEAPRIHEVAQRIEQHSKESFTTSSPTCTHLTPGNDDKPLALLFVGAGATGVCYRMLARELSGSFDCWAFHAHGFLSRGIPDWTVRAHVKRHLTSAREHIPQFEQRLRTTPATVIGHSFGGYIAIFASFALEEQGFSPKRTVILDSVMARDGVSVADFKTHPHPQEAEKTQSKKRFSKIRSVVKQLRTHVHIYTAGIIMRDVQTQQHIFWEQAVRIQNRTRLSGVPAGSIVVITDDNKIQQPLWEKLDPAPQIVHVGGDHLSVLRDMRYVPQVASIITGD, encoded by the coding sequence ATGTCTGAAATCCAACCCGCGCAAACGCCGTTAGAAAACACCTTGATTCTCGCCTGGGAAAAACAGCTCGGAATCACCCCCATCTGCCGCACCGACCGGCCGGAAGACTTAGGCGCGACCAGTCTCGATGTTGAATCTGTGATCATCCATCTCCAGCACGCGCTCGGGCGAGACTTGCCCCTCGAACTTTTTGCCCCTCTCGCGGGCGAAAGCGAAGCACCTCGAATCCACGAGGTTGCACAGCGGATCGAACAACACAGCAAAGAAAGCTTCACTACCTCTAGTCCCACCTGCACACATCTGACCCCCGGTAACGACGATAAGCCACTAGCCTTGCTGTTCGTGGGCGCTGGTGCCACCGGGGTGTGCTATCGGATGCTTGCCCGCGAACTCTCAGGATCGTTTGATTGCTGGGCATTCCACGCCCATGGATTCTTAAGCAGAGGCATCCCAGACTGGACCGTGCGTGCACATGTGAAACGACACCTCACATCAGCTCGCGAGCACATCCCTCAATTTGAACAGCGGTTACGCACCACCCCTGCGACAGTGATCGGGCACAGCTTCGGTGGCTACATCGCCATTTTTGCTAGCTTTGCACTCGAAGAACAGGGCTTTAGCCCCAAGCGCACAGTGATTCTCGATAGCGTGATGGCTCGCGATGGAGTGTCAGTAGCAGACTTCAAAACCCACCCACACCCGCAAGAAGCTGAAAAAACACAGTCCAAAAAGCGCTTTTCAAAGATTCGCTCAGTGGTAAAACAGCTGCGCACCCATGTGCACATCTATACCGCGGGAATCATTATGCGTGATGTACAAACCCAGCAACACATCTTCTGGGAGCAAGCGGTACGCATCCAAAATCGAACACGACTTTCAGGTGTGCCAGCGGGCAGTATTGTGGTAATCACCGACGACAATAAAATCCAGCAGCCATTGTGGGAAAAACTCGACCCGGCACCGCAGATCGTGCACGTAGGCGGTGATCACCTGTCCGTTTTGCGGGATATGCGCTACGTCCCGCAGGTCGCATCGATCATCACAGGGGACTGA
- a CDS encoding AMP-binding protein produces the protein MLFFPELATLKDSLAFHARTRGDHVAVMTPTHSLTYAQLAHNAELVAHQLRQLGVGEGDRVAFIAKERASYWETTFACALIGAVIVPINWKLTQEEVAHILKDSGAGVILIDGDHQLFNTTGITEINTLPQAWQAWLSAAELKESDTQSLLTAGFEPTPDTPVCQLYTSGTTGLPKGVVLAHRSWFAVRNALGEAGVEWISFEENDVCFVGIPGFHVGGMWYAMQVFNAGQTVYSVEEFNPVSAREIFKQAAVTSAILVPAMMASIAELSPADPDAFAHMRQVIYGGAPIGDSVLANCVRVFGARFAQIYGLTETGNTAVCLPPEEHYPDSPRLKAAGRPYPGFAVRIVDEDNTVLPAYEVGEVLLYTPARMVEYWNLPEATSETLVDEADAGWIRTGDAGFVDDEGFLFIQDRIKDMILVGGENVFPAEVEKVLLRECGIADCAVIGVPDDRSGEAVLALIVPDPSKPRPTTRDLLLAVRGKIAAFKIPSRWEFIEQIPRNPSGKILRRALREKYWVGRDRKVN, from the coding sequence ATGCTCTTTTTCCCAGAACTAGCCACCCTAAAAGACTCACTTGCCTTCCATGCCCGCACTCGCGGTGATCATGTGGCAGTCATGACCCCCACCCACAGCTTGACCTATGCTCAGCTTGCCCACAATGCAGAGCTGGTTGCGCACCAGCTGCGTCAACTCGGCGTAGGGGAAGGGGATCGGGTGGCGTTTATTGCCAAAGAACGCGCCAGTTATTGGGAAACAACCTTCGCCTGTGCACTCATTGGTGCGGTTATAGTACCGATCAACTGGAAACTCACCCAGGAGGAAGTCGCGCATATTCTGAAGGATTCTGGGGCAGGCGTGATCTTGATTGATGGCGATCATCAGCTTTTTAATACCACAGGCATCACTGAGATTAACACTTTGCCACAGGCGTGGCAGGCGTGGCTGAGTGCAGCAGAACTGAAAGAATCAGACACACAGTCACTGCTTACTGCAGGTTTTGAGCCAACCCCAGATACTCCTGTGTGTCAGCTGTACACCTCCGGTACTACTGGGTTGCCGAAGGGCGTTGTGTTGGCGCACCGTTCATGGTTTGCTGTGCGCAATGCTTTGGGTGAAGCGGGTGTTGAGTGGATCAGCTTTGAAGAAAATGATGTGTGCTTCGTAGGTATCCCCGGCTTCCATGTGGGGGGTATGTGGTACGCAATGCAGGTGTTTAATGCTGGTCAAACTGTGTACTCGGTGGAGGAATTTAATCCTGTGAGTGCTCGAGAGATTTTCAAGCAGGCAGCCGTGACCTCGGCGATCCTTGTTCCGGCAATGATGGCATCGATTGCGGAGTTAAGCCCTGCCGACCCCGATGCGTTCGCGCATATGCGGCAGGTTATCTACGGCGGTGCACCGATTGGGGATTCGGTGTTGGCGAACTGTGTGCGGGTGTTTGGGGCGCGATTTGCCCAGATTTACGGCTTGACCGAGACCGGCAATACGGCAGTCTGCTTGCCCCCTGAGGAGCATTATCCGGATTCGCCACGTTTAAAGGCGGCGGGTCGTCCTTATCCTGGTTTTGCGGTGCGGATCGTTGATGAGGACAATACTGTTCTCCCAGCTTATGAGGTAGGGGAGGTGCTTTTGTATACCCCTGCGCGAATGGTGGAGTATTGGAATTTGCCTGAAGCGACGAGCGAGACGTTAGTAGATGAAGCTGATGCGGGCTGGATTCGTACGGGCGATGCGGGTTTCGTTGACGATGAAGGTTTTTTGTTTATTCAGGACCGCATTAAGGACATGATTTTGGTTGGTGGGGAGAATGTTTTCCCTGCTGAGGTGGAAAAAGTGTTGCTACGTGAATGCGGGATTGCTGATTGTGCAGTGATTGGTGTTCCGGATGACCGTTCGGGTGAGGCAGTGCTGGCGCTCATTGTTCCTGATCCTTCCAAACCACGGCCGACGACGCGTGACTTGTTGTTGGCAGTGCGTGGCAAGATTGCTGCGTTTAAGATTCCTTCGCGTTGGGAGTTCATTGAACAGATTCCGCGGAATCCTTCGGGCAAAATTTTGCGGCGCGCTTTGCGTGAGAAGTATTGGGTTGGGCGCGATCGAAAGGTGAATTAA